The genomic interval TGGCTGGATGAATTCATGCAAGATCAGCTGTTAGAGCAGCAAGCGAGGCAGCCTGTGAAGCCATGCTTCATACCTTTCGCTTCAGGTGGCCACGACTTGGAGTTCTTTGCCCAGCACAGCTCCTCTCCCTGTTCTGACAGGCGGAATAAGAGGGTGAGCGTCGCCGCTCCCCAGTGGATATAGAGGACTTTTAGGGAGAGCCCCTCAGGGTGTCAGGTGACGTGACCAAGGAAAGTTCTAGATCCGCGGTTCTTCCAACTGACTGGGTTTCCTTTGAAGGTGGCTGTTAACTCACTAATCTCATGCTTGttgagaaattaaaaaaaaacaacaaccgaAAAGCTCAGATAAAAGCACTTTTATTTTCACCGTGATCATGTCTACATGTGGATTCTGAGGGAATGTTCCTTGTTTTTGCTCATGTTACACATTTAGATAAAACTAAgggtcaaaacacaaacaaagcttaAAGAAGTCTACATTTTATGAGGTATCCACTGtaacaaatataaaatacaaaataaataatcttGACTACTTGTCCTTCCCCCCTCTACATGGTGCCTCTGTGCCTCTATTCCTGTTACACAGGCCATCTGGCTGTAAATATAACTGCAGTTCGCCTCAGACGCCACCTGCTGCGACACCACAGATCTTACTATTAGGACCCGCCTGGCAAGgagccagctgcagctgattatTGCAAAACCCCAAAACAGAAACTGTCAGTAAAGAATATATTTGGAGGTTTATATAAAACTATGAAGCAAAACTCTTTTCAGTTTATAGTCTCTTACAGTTAAAATGTCTCACAATCAGTGTCTGTTGTCATATAGCAATGAAGGTCAGCAGCCATCAGTACATGTGTTTCCCCCTCATAGAAACTAAGACAAAACATTATGTGGAATCAAAAACAGTTTGATTAAAAGGTATTTAAATAGTAGTGATCACCTTAAAAGAAACAAGCTACGGAGCTGATAAAGGAAGTCTTCGTCTTTGCTCTCCTGTGCTCTGCAGTGTCCATTCCCATAGTCCCACGCGCAGCGCTTGCAGTAGTTGTAGAAGTGGAGCTCTGCTTTCTTCAGCGTGCTGTTCAGGTCCAGCGTTCCCTGAAGCCTGCAGAAAGCAGCAAAATCAGATCCAGGCCCGGTTCTGTGTTTGTGACGCCACCGTTAGGCTGCGGAGGCTGACCTGCTGGTGAACTGGATGAGCTGGACGTCGTCCCGGCACCGCAGCAGGGACTCCCTGTTCTCCAGCAGGATGGCCGCACAGATGAAGAGCTCGAACGTGAAGTCAGTGTTGATGGCCGGCAGCTCGCACTCTGAGCGGTCATCTGCGCCcatcacagcagaggagcatcAGGTTAAACATGCCTCCAGCCAGTGTGCACTCTGCCAGCCGGACCTGTGAGTGTCACCTGTGCTAAGTCGTCGTGCCAGTCTTTCCCGGTAGCGGGCTTGGTCTACTTGCTGGGAGATGAGCTCCAGGTGGTCGCAGCTTAGGATCTCAAACAGACGTAGAGCGTCACTGTGTTCAAACTCCCTCTGGAAACCCAGCAGCAGCCACCTTAACACGTGTGCAAACAAAAAGTCAACGTGGAGCAAGAACGCATTCGACTATATTTAGACATGGATAATGTAAATACCTGTGGCAGAAGGTGAAGTTCTCCATGTTGTCTGTAGCTAAGTGAGTGTAGAGCTGTGGGTCCAGTTCCTTCAACAGTGCTGCCTCCAGCTCTAAAGACAGAATCACATCATTTTCAAATGCTTATACTTAGATACATTCAGACTAATATGTACATTTGGTCTGTTCTATAGCATAGAAATCATTTATTTCTATACAAATAAGCAGAATCCTTTCTTTTTGGTAAACCAACCTATTTTCCTGTGCAGACCATCAGCTCTAAAGTCTTTGGAGAATTTCTCCATGTAGCAGGAGAAGCTCCAGAAAGTGTCGACCTCCGAGTCAAGGACCTCAAGGAATCGGCTGCACAGGTCGTTCATTCCCTGAGCATAGCTCACCTCTGGAGCGGAAACAATAGGGGGTAATGTGCTTACACAGCCTCCGCTGTTGTTTGGTCTAGTCCGGGTAACAAACATGAGATGGGCACGTTCTTGTTTACCTGGATGAAAAGCAGCGTAAGTGATGAGGATGTCCCTCAGCACCAACAGGTTGCCCAAACCTTGCTCCCTGTGGACACATTTACAGCATATGGCATCACCCAGGAGTACAGTGACATACGACTACTGCCAATATTTAAAATCCATGAGAGAGATAATAAGTCAGATGAGTGGAATTGGGAAATATTACTACAAAATTACATTGAAATATGATGACAGGCATGTCAGATGTGTCTACAATATTACCAATACAGTTTCACAAGCTTTCAAACAGTTTGTCTTCATATAATGGGTTGTATATAGAAGAACCAGTCAAACTGGTTCTGGAGACTTAAGGAAACCAAATATCCCAGTAACTCTAAAACTGACTTGGTTTGTTTCTTCCTTTTACTTCAGATTCACACTATGTAGACAAGTAAACAACATGCAGCTGTAAAATAATAATCTAATGGTTTACGTGAAGATGCTGATGCAGCGTTAAGGGTtcgttcctgctcctgttgACGGAGTCATTTAGAACATGAGCCCTTCTCACTGCTGTTTCTTTAttattgtttgcttttctgTGTCAACTGAGGTGAGGCTGAAATTAAACGATCCGTTTCACTTCCTGCtgaatttctaaacattaacgAAAAGCAAACAACGTGTCGCAGTCGCTTACTGAAAATAGCTCAGATCTCTGTTGGTCCTTGGCACGTCCTTGTCAATGATCCTGATTGCTTCAGAGAGCTCCTCACAGTCAAACGTGAACCGCTCAAACAATATCTGTCAACAGGGAGTGAAGGGAGAAATTGTCCAACGGCCAATGAGTCCGTGCAGTTCAAGtgaattcattatttttttagGTTTAACTATGTCAACCTGTGCTTGAAGCTCCAGGAAAGCCAGCCTGTCCCTGACCTCCTCAGACCGGTGCTGGGTCTGTTGCTGGACCTGAGCCTGCCTCTGCTCAAAGTAGCCGACAGCTGCCGCCAACTCAGCTGAGAGCAATAGACGATACAGGGAGCACGGAAGTGAAGAGGGGAACATAAACGCACCAAAGAAACACTTCAGAAACGAGGCCTGGCTGAGCCTTTACCATCAGTGCCGTTGAGGTGCATGCGcacggaggaaggaaggaacagcTGCCACTTTCTCTTCATGGCCCGGTACCGGACCTCCAGCTGCTCGTGCAGCAGGGAGCGCTGCAACGCCGTGGAGCTGCACGGGTACATGCCGAACAGGAAGCGCCACACCAGGCCACGCTCCGCGGGGGGCGCCCCACCTGGGAGGGGGTTGAACCCAGAGGTCAGCGCAGGCCAGCCCAGTCGTTATTGTTCAAAACTAATGGGAAAGTGAAGCTCTTATGACGCAAGGCTTTGTGCACTTTACTCCACTTGCATCAGGTTTTGAGGCGAGGATTTGATGTGTCTTATGTAATGTTTTGCTCCACGGGTCCTTTAATCTGTGTTTTTCCACGTTGATGCGCATAAAAAGGTCAGACGGCTGCGTTTCCACATTCCTGCTCGTTTGTGATGGACCCGATGTGACGCTTTTGCTCTGTGAGAACCAAAAACTGCTGCCAGCACATGGAGATGGACTGATTCAAAGGGCGGCGCCTTCTGAAACCATAATCCAGATTTTCACACACTGCATCTGAATCTCATGTGATTTTATTCTGTTTCCTGGAAGCTCCCTGACCCTATAAACGAGTGTTTCATCTGCACGGTCACGCTGCCGCCCTTCGCTTGAGGGAGGCCTGCTGCTCAGTCAAATGTTAGATATGAGAGAATGGCTCAACTGTGGCTTAGTAATGCCCTGGAGCAAAATATCACTTGATTTGCACTTGATCTGTAAAAATGGCTGCAGTTCATTGATGCATCTTgtcatgtgttactgtgtgcACGTCTTTAGCCTGAAAACACATTAGCTTTAATTACAGGCATTTTCTTTTAAGCTGTTTCCACTCTCCCAGATCCAGCTGCTGGCTGTGCTCCACGTctttacacacaaaacactcaTAATCTCGCAATCATACATTTTACTGGATTAGTAAAGGCCTTGCATTTGT from Betta splendens chromosome 16, fBetSpl5.4, whole genome shotgun sequence carries:
- the si:dkey-238d18.4 gene encoding TBC1 domain family member 15 isoform X2, with the protein product MYPCSSTALQRSLLHEQLEVRYRAMKRKWQLFLPSSVRMHLNGTDAELAAAVGYFEQRQAQVQQQTQHRSEEVRDRLAFLELQAQILFERFTFDCEELSEAIRIIDKDVPRTNRDLSYFQEQGLGNLLVLRDILITYAAFHPEVSYAQGMNDLCSRFLEVLDSEVDTFWSFSCYMEKFSKDFRADGLHRKIELEAALLKELDPQLYTHLATDNMENFTFCHRWLLLGFQREFEHSDALRLFEILSCDHLELISQQVDQARYRERLARRLSTDDRSECELPAINTDFTFELFICAAILLENRESLLRCRDDVQLIQFTSRLQGTLDLNSTLKKAELHFYNYCKRCAWDYGNGHCRAQESKDEDFLYQLRSLFLLR
- the si:dkey-238d18.4 gene encoding TBC1 domain family member 15 isoform X1; translated protein: MEDPSDGSGARGAGTAAGGSSSADASPAAVVRVAAVASPAASAARLSLPGVMDAEGRVDESRLRMHIFKNGGAPPAERGLVWRFLFGMYPCSSTALQRSLLHEQLEVRYRAMKRKWQLFLPSSVRMHLNGTDAELAAAVGYFEQRQAQVQQQTQHRSEEVRDRLAFLELQAQILFERFTFDCEELSEAIRIIDKDVPRTNRDLSYFQEQGLGNLLVLRDILITYAAFHPEVSYAQGMNDLCSRFLEVLDSEVDTFWSFSCYMEKFSKDFRADGLHRKIELEAALLKELDPQLYTHLATDNMENFTFCHRWLLLGFQREFEHSDALRLFEILSCDHLELISQQVDQARYRERLARRLSTDDRSECELPAINTDFTFELFICAAILLENRESLLRCRDDVQLIQFTSRLQGTLDLNSTLKKAELHFYNYCKRCAWDYGNGHCRAQESKDEDFLYQLRSLFLLR